Below is a window of Arthrobacter sp. SLBN-112 DNA.
CCGATGTCCAGCACCACCGGCGCGCTGGCAGCCACGTCCGCCCCTGACCAGCTGAGGACCGACTCCCAGGCCGGCGCCGGGAGTGGCGGACCTGCGGGCGCTAGCGAGTAGGCAGGATCGTAGCCCAGGCGCTCCAGGCTGGCGCCGATCAGCGGCGTCATGGCACCACCGGTCAATCCATACAGTGTGGAATACAGCCGGCCGAGCGCTGCGGCTTCGTCGGGAAACCGGTAATGCCCCGGCTTGCGTGCCATCTCTGCGACCAGGGAGTCGGCCCTGAATCGGGACCACGCGGCGTCGAACCTTTCAACGCGGTCCAGGAGGCGCGCCCGCAGCGGCGCCGTCAAGGGCAGGGGAGTGGAAATCTCCCACTCGGTGCCGATCCCCTGGAACGGAAAGCCCTCCCAATCCGTGACGGGCACCGCCTACTGCGCCTCCGACTTGATCTTCCCCACGGCCTGGTTGAAACCTCCGCTGGTCAGTGATGAGCCGGCAACCTTGGAAACGTTGAGTTCGTCGAGGTTCCTGCCCACCACCTGCGCTGCGATGCCGCCGGCGAACTCGCCCTGGAACTTGCGGGTATTCGGATTGGAAGGGTGTTGGGTGATCTTCACATCGGTGACTTTTCCCGCCGCCACCGTCAGTTGCACGCCGACGGTCTCGGTGCCGTTGGGCGAGACATAGTTTCCATCCGCACTGTACGTGCCGTCCTTGTAGCCGCCGCTGCCGGCCAGGGCGGTGGAGCCGCCCGAGGGCGCGGCGGCCGTGCTGCCGGCTGCGCCGGTGTTGGCCGGCGGGGCTTCGGCCGCCGATGGTGCGCAGCCGGCGACGGTCCCGGCCAGTGACAAACCGGCAATTCCGGCATAGAGGGTCCGGCGGACGGCTCCGCTGCGTGCCGATGGGCCTGCGGGTACGGACGGGCTTTGGCGGGGGGAGGGTCTCATGAAGGCTCTCATCTCTCGGGTCATGCCGTGCGGGCAGTGGCTACGCTCTGGACAACGCCGGATCAGCCCGAAAGGTTCACCCGGTGCCAGGGCGGCGTCAAATTCTTTGCTGTCACTGGCCCCCGGTAGGCTAGAGGGGTGACTCCCGAAGAACTTTCCCTCGCCATATCCGCCTGCCTCAAGGACGCCGTCGCCGCCGGCGAAATCGCCCTTGCGGAATCAGCAATTCCTGCTGAGGTGCGCGTGGAGCGACCCAAGAACCGGGACCACGGCGACTGGGCCACCAACATCGCCCTCCAGCTCGCCAAGCAGGCCGGGACCAATCCGCGCGAATTCGCCGCCATCCTCAGCACCCGGCTGAAGTCCATCAACGGTGTTTCCGCGGTGGACATCGCGGGCCCGGGCTTCCTGAACATCACCGTCGACGCCGCGGCCGCCGGGGCCCTGGCCAAGGCCATCGTTGAGGCCGGCAGGAGCTATGGCACCAACACGGCGCTCGCCGGTCACACCGTCAACATGGAGTTCGTGTCCGCCAACCCCACCGGGCCGCTGCACATCGGCCACACCCGCTGGGCAGCGCTGGGGGATGCCATTGCACGCGTGCTCCGGGCTTCCGGCGCCGATGTCACGGCCGAGTACTACATCAACGACGCCGGTTCCCAGATGAACACCTTTGCCACCTCGGTGTACTCCCGCCTGCACGGCCTGCCCGTGCCCGACGGCGGTTACCCCGGACAGTACATCGCCGACCTTGGCCACGAGGTGCTGACCGCACACCCGGATATCCGCGAGCTCACCGAAGTTGCTGCGCTGCCGGTCATCCGCGCGGCCGCCTATGAAGCCCAGATGAAGGACATCCAGGCCACGCTGGCGGACTTCGGCGTCGAGTTCGACGTCTTCTTCTCCGAGCAGGAGCTGCACGACGCCGGCGCGATCGAGAGTGCCGTGGCGCGCCTGCGCGAACAAGGCCACGTGTTCGACGACGGCGGTGCGGTCTGGCTGCGTACCACGGACTTTGGCGATGACAAGGACCGGGTCATGGTCCGCGCCAACGGCGAGCCCACCTACTTCGCCGCCGACGCCGCCTACTACCTGTCCAAGAAGGACCGCGGCTTCACCGAGAAGATCTACCTGCTCGGTGCCGACCACCACGGCTACATCAACCGGCTCAAGGCGATCGCCGCGGCCGCCGGCGACGATCCCGAGGTGAACATCGAGGTCCTGATCGGCCAGCTGGTCTCCGTCAATGGAGCCAAGCTGTCCAAGCGCGCGGGCAACATCATCGAGCTCAAGGACCTGATCGAATGGCTGGGCAAGGACGCGGTCCGCTACTCGCTGGCCCGGTTCCCGGCCGATTCACCGCTGACCCTGGACCCGGAGCTGTTGAAGAAGCACAGCAACGAGAACCCGGTGTTCTACGTCCAGTACGCCCACGCCCGTTCCCGTGGTGCCGCGCGCAACGCCGTGGCCGCCGGCGTCGAACGCCAGGTGGACGGCCGGGACAGCTTCGAGGCCTCGCTGCTGGACCACGCCACGGAGAATGAACTGCTCTCCTACCTGGGCAGCTACCCCTCCATCGTGGCCAAGGCGGCGGAACTGCGTGAACCGCACCGCGTGGCACGGCACCTCGAAGCCATCGCAGGGGCCTACCACCGCTGGTATGACGCGTGCCGGATTGCGCCCATGGGTGAGGAACCGGTGACCGACCTCAACCGCACCCGGCTGTGGCTCAACGACGCCACCAGCCAGGTGCTCGCCAACGGCCTTGACCTGCTGGGCGTTTCGGCGCCGGAACGGATGTGAGCACCGTGTCAATATCCTCAATCACCGCATCCCCGCTGGCCCCTGAATGGCTGCAGGTCCCGGCCGACCTGAACGCGCTCCACCAGCCCATGTGGGCCGGCAGCGTGGTCCGGAACGGCGCCGGCGCCCTCACTGTCGGGGGAGTGGACGTCCACGCCCTGAAGGAACAGTTCGGGACGCCGCTGTTCGTCATGGACGAGGCCGACTTCCGCTCCCGCGCCCGGGCCTTCAAGGATTCCTTCGACGCCGCCTTTGCCGATATCTGCGGCGGCGTGGACGTCTACTACGCCGGGAAGTCCTTCCTGTGCACCGCAGTGGTGAAATGGGTGGAGGAGGAAGGGCTTCGCCTCGATACGGCATCGGGCGGTGAACTGGCGGTGGCAGCACGCGCCGGAATTCCCGGCGAACGGGTGGCGCTGCACGGCAACAACAAATCCGACGCCGAGATCAACCGGGCGCTGGACATGGGCCTCGGCCGCATCGTAGTGGACAGCCTGGATGAGCTGGTCCGCGTCGGGGCCCCTCGCGCAAGCCCGCGGTGAACAGGCCAAGGTCATGCTCCGGCTAACCCCCGGCGTGCACGCCCACACGCACGAGTTCATCGCCACCGCGCACGAGGACCAGAAATTCGGCCTCTCCATGGCTGCGGACACCACTGCGGAAGCAGGCGTCTCCGCAGCCGAAGAAGCAGTGGCCGCGGCGGCAGCCCACCCCGGCATCGAGTTGCTGGGCCTGCACTGCCACATCGGGTCGCAGATCTTCGAGCCCGACGGCTTCGCGCTGGCCGCCGAGAAACTGCTGCGCTTCCTGGCAGCCATGCAGGAAAAATACTCCATCACCATGCCGGAACTTGACCTCGGCGGCGGCTACGGGATCGCCTACACGCCGGTGGACACCCCCCGCCCCGCAGCGGAGATCGCGACGGCGATGGCCGCCGTCGTGCGTTCCACCTGCGCCGAGCTGGGCATCGGCGCGCCGCGCATCTCGATCGAACCCGGCCGCGCCATTGTGGGCAGCACCACCTTCACCCTTTACGAGGTGGGTACGCTCAAGACCGTTCGCGTGGACGCTCCGGCCGGGTCCGGCGGTGACACCGGCAACAACGTTACGTATCCGCGCCGGTATGTTTCGGTGGATGGCGGCATGAGCGATAACGCCCGGCCGGTGCTGTACGACGCGGATTATTCGGCTGTCCTGGCCTCCCGCACCTCCGGCGCGGCCCCGCAGCTGTCCCGCGTGGTGGGCAAACATTGCGAGAGCGGCGACATAGTTGTTAGAGATGTATATCTGCCCGGGGACGTGGCAGCCGGTGATCTGCTTGCCGTACCGGGGACCGGCGCCTATTGCTGGGCCCTCTCGAGCAACTACAACTATCTGGCCCGGCCGGGCGTTGTCGCGGTGCGCGACGGATCTGCCCGGCTGATTGTCCGCGGGGAAACCGAAGAAGATCTTTTGAACCGCGACATGGGAGCCTGAATGACGGAAATGCGAACCCTGAAAGTGGCCCTGCTGGGTTGTGGCAACGTAGGGGCCCAGGTTGCGCGGATCCTGCTTGAGGACGCCGATGCCCTTGCCGCCCGTGCCGGGGCACGACTTCAGCTCAGCGGCATCGCCGTGCGCAACGTCAATGCCCACCGTGACGTTGAACTGCCCCAGGAACTCTTCACCACCGACGCCGAGACCCTGGTCAAGGACGCGGATCTGGTGATTGAACTGATGGGCGGCATCGAACCGGCGCGCACGCTGATCCTCTCCGCGTTGCGCAACGGCGCCTGCGTGGTGACCGGCAACAAGGCACTGCTGGCGCAGGACGGCCCCACCCTCTACGAAGAGGCAGACAAAGCCGGCGTGCAGCTCTCCTACGAGGCCGCCGTCGCCGGAGCCATCCCGATCCTCCGCCCTATCCGCGACAGCCTCTCGGGCGACCGGATCACCCGGGTGCTGGGCATCGTCAACGGCACCACGAACTTCATCCTTGACCAGATGGACAGCACCGGCGCCCAGTTCGCGGATGCCCTCGCCGAAGCCCAGCGACTCGGCTACGCCGAAGCGGACCCCACGGCCGACGTCGAAGGGCACGACGCCGCGGCGAAGGCCGCCATCCTGGCGTCACTGTCTTTCCACACCCGGTTCGCGCTGGAGAACGTACACTGCGAGGGCATTTCGTCCGTCACCGCCTCGGACATCGCCGCGGCCAAAGACGCCGGCTTTGTCATCAAGCTGCTGGCCATCGCGGAGAAACTGACCGATGCCGATGGCAAGGAAGGCGTGTCCGTCCGCGTCCACCCCACCCTCCTGCCGCGCGAACACCCGCTGGCCGCCGTCCGCGGCGCTTTCAACGCCGTCTTCATCGAGGCCGAAAACGCCGGTGAGCTGATGTTCTACGGCCAGGGCGCCGGCGGCACGCCCACCGCGTCCGCCGTGATGGGTGACCTCGTTTCCGCGGCACGCCGCCTGGTCCTGGGCGGACCGCAGCGCACCGAGACCACTACCGGCCATGTCCCGGCGCTGCCCATCGAAGCGGCAACCACCAGCTACTACATCGGCCTGGACGTCGCTGACCAGCCTGGCGTCCTGGCACGGATCGCCCAGCTCTTTGCCGAGCAGGGCGTGTCCATCGAAATCATGCGGCAAACCATCCACCGCGATGCCGAATCCAACGTGGAGTCGGCCGAGCTGCGGATTGTCACCCACCGTGCGTCAGAGGCTGCCCTCGCAGCCACCGTCGAGGCCGTGAAGGGCCTGGACGTCATCAATTCAGTTACATCCGTTCTGCGGGTAGAAGGAGTCTAAGTGGCTCACCAATGGCGCGGCGTCATCCGCGAATACGCTGACCGTCTGCCCGTGACGGAGTCCACCAGGGTCATCACCCTGGGCGAGGGCGGCACCCCGCTGGTGCACGCGCAGAAACTCTCCGAACTCACCGGTTCCCAGGTCTACCTGAAGGTGGAGGGGATGAACCCCACCGGATCCTTCAAGGACCGCGGCATGACCATGGCCATGACGGCGGCGGTGGCCTCCGGCGCCAAGGCCGTGGTGTGCGCCTCCACCGGCAATACCTCCGCCTCCGCTGCCGCCTACGCCACCGCCGCCGGCTTGAAGTGCGCCGTCCTGGTGCCCGAAGGCAAGATTTCCATGGGCAAGCTCAGCCAGGCCATCGCGCACGGTGCCACCTTGCTGCAGGTAGACGGCAACTTCGACAACTGCCTGGACATCGCCCGCAAGCTGGGGGAGTCCTACCCCGTCTTCCTGGTCAACTCCGTCAACCCGGCCCGCATCCAGGGCCAGAAGACCGGAGCGTTCGAAGTGGTCGATGCCCTGGGCGACGCCCCGGATATCCACGTGCTGCCGGTGGGCAACGCCGGCAACATCACGGCTTACTGGAAGGGCTACAAGGAGTACTCCGCTCCATTCGAGTCCGAGACTGCAGGTACCCTTCCCGCCGTCTCCACCAAGACGCCCGTCATGTGGGGTTTCCAGGCAGCCGGTGCCGCCCCGTTCGTGGCCGGCCACCCCATCACGGAGCCTGACACGATCGCCACCGCCATCCGGATCGGCAACCCCGCCTCCTGGGACGGTGCTGTCGGTGCACGCGACGAGTCAGGCGGCCTCATCGACGCAGTCACGGACGAGGAAATCCTGCACGCGCACCGCTGGCTGTCGGCAAAGGAAGGCGTCTTCGTGGAGCCCGGCTCCGCAGCCGGCGTGGCAGGCCTGCTCAAGAAGCACGCCGCAGGTGAAGTCCCCAGTGGAAAAACCATCGTCATCACCGTCACCGGGCACGGGCTCAAGGACCCGCAGTGGGCCCTGCGCACCGAGGACGGCAGCGACGTGCAGCCGGTTAAGGTACCCAACGACGTCGTCACCGTAGCCGCTGAGCTGGGACTGGAAGAAAAGTAGCCTTGGACACCACCTCGCAGGCCGCCGTCGGGCTGCACCTCATCGAGCCGGGCCAGCGCGTCACCGTCCGCGTCCCCGCGACGTCGGCCAACCTTGGCCCCGGCTACGACAGCCTGGGGCTTGCGCTGGCCCTGCACGACACCCTCACCGTGGAAAGCCTGGACACGGACGAACTCCTGTTCGAGCTCCGCGGCGAGGGTGCCGAAACGCTGCCCCGCGATGCCAGCCACCTGGTCATCCGCGCCATGGACGCAGCGTTCGAGCGGCTGGGGTACCGCCACGGCGGCCTGAAGGTGACTGCCGAGAACGTGAACCCGCACGGGCGGGGGCTCGGCTCCTCCGCGTCTGCCGTGGTGGCCGCCGTCTCTGCCGCCAACGCCATGGTGCCCGCCGGCAGCCGGCGCGGAAAGGACTGGATCCTCCAGCTCACCAGCGAACTGGAAGGCCACCCGGACAACGTCGCACCCGCCATATTCGGCGGACTGGCGCTGTCATGGCAGGACAGTGAGCAGTACAGCAGCACCAGTGCCACCGTGGCCGGCGATGTTATTCCCATCGTGGCGGTTCCAGACTTCGAACTGTCCACGGAAGCGGCCCGGGCCCTGCTCCCGGCGTCGGTGGGACACCACGCCGCCGCGATGAATTCCGGCCGGGCAGCGCTGCTGATCCATGCGCTCACCCAAGAACCTGAATTCCTGTTGCCGGGAACCGAGGACTACCTGCACCAGAGCTACCGTGCAGAGGCCATGCGGCCCAGTGCTGCGCTGATTGGCGCGCTGCGCAAAGCAGGCTACGCCGCGGTAGTCTCCGGTGCCGGCCCCACCGTCCTGGTGCTGGCGAACGGCGAAGCCCAGGCCGCCGATGCCCTTGCCTTCATCAAGTCCTTCACGGCAAACAACACGCCGGATGTTGGCTGGCGCGTACTGAAGCTCGCAGTGGACGTTGAAGGTGCTAAGGTGGACTTGCACCGGCGGTAATTCCGCCTATCTGATCTGCTCGTGCATTCAGTTGCTGTTTTGATCTTCCGACTGTGAATGTATTCCGGTGCCGCCTGCTTGGTCTGTCGCAGGAAATTGCAGCATCCAACTGCCCCTGAACCGTCAGCCCGGCGTTGCTCCATAGAGCGCAGCGCAAGGTGAATCAGTATCCGGCCCTGCTGGCCGAAATCCAACCGGCAAGGCCGAAAAATCCCGGCTGCAGATCTGAACTGCAGCCCAGATCAAATCATCGCGTCCAGCTCCTCGTCTGGACGCCGTCGAGGGGGAAGGATCCTTCGTGACCGAAACCACTGAGCTGTCACCAGCTGTGGAACACACAACTTCTGCTGCCGAATCATCGGCAGCACCCGCCAAGAGCAGCGGCCTTGCCGGCCTGAAGCTCGCCCAGCTGCAGGCCCTCGCCAGCCAGCTCGGTATCTCCGGCGGCTCCCGCATGCGGAAGGGGGACCTGGTCTCGGCCATTTCCGCCCACCGTGCCGGAACCCTCACCGCCAAGGCTCCGGCCAAGGCAGCCGTAAAGGCACCCGAGAGCACCGTGGCCCCGGCCACCGCAGCTGCCCCGGCGTCCGCTGCGGAAGCTCCCGCCGCAGAGGCCCCCGCCGCAGAAGGCACCCGGGCCCGTGGCCGTGGCCGCAGCCGCCGCGCTGTCAGTGACGGCGTGGTTGCCCCGGCAGCCGCGGCTCCCGTTGCCGAAACCGCTGCTGCGCCTGCCGCCGCAGCCGCTGAGGCGCCGTCGGCCGTTTCCGCCGAAACCACCGAAGCCGCGGAGGGCGCCGGTGAGCGCCGCCAGCCGCGCACCCGCAACCGCCGCCGCAGCGAGGCCGCTGCGGCGTCCGTGCAGGAAGCCCCGGTGGAAACCCCGGCAGAGCAGCCGGCCACGGAACAGCGTGCAGGCGAGCAGCGCACCGAAGCTCCGGCAACCGAAGCCGGCGACGCCGGCCAGCGCACCGAGCGCCGTGACGGCGGCCGCACCCGCGGCGGCCGTGACAACACCGCGCGCGATTCCGACGGCGGCCGGGACAACGCCGGCAGCCGCGACGCCGGCCAGCGTGACGGCCAGCGCGACGGCGGCCGTGACAACCGCGACACCGACGACACCGACGGCGGCAGCCGCCGGAACCGCCGGAACCGCCGAGACCGGAATGACCGCAACGACCGCTCCGGCGGCCAGGAACGCGACAATTCCCGCAACGACCGATTCCGCGACCGCAACGACCGCCGCCGCGGGCGCAACCAGGGACCGGACGTCGACGACGTCGAGGTCACCGAAGACGACGTCCTGCTCCCGGTCGCCGGCATCCTGGATGTCCTGGAGAACTACGCGTTCATCCGCACGTCCGGCTACCTGCCCGGTCCCAACGACGTCTACGTCTCGCTCGCCCAGGTCAAGAAGTACAACCTGCGCAAGGGTGACGCCGTCGTCGGCGCAATCCGCGCCCCGCGCGACGGCGAAGACCGCAGCCAGCAGTCCACCCGCCAGAAGTTCAACGCCCTGGTCCGCGTCACCTCCGTCAACGGCAAGACCGCCGAAGAACTCAAGGACCGCGTCGAGTTCGCCAAGCTCGTGCCGCTCTACCCGTCCGAACGCCTGCGCCTCGAGACCGACCCCAAGAAGATCGGTCCCCGCGTCATCGACCTCGTGGCCCCGATCGGCAAGGGCCAGCGCGGCCTGATCGTCTCCCCGCCCAAGGCCGGCAAGACGCTGATCCTGCAGTCCATCGCCAACGCCATCACCACCAACAACCCTGAGGTCCACCTCATGATGGTGCTCGTTGACGAACGTCCTGAAGAAGTGACGGACATGCAGCGCACCGTCAAGGGCGAGGTCATCGCCTCCACCTTCGACCGTCCCGCCGACGACCACACCACCGTGGCCGAACTCTCCATCGAACGCGCCAAGCGCCTCGTGGAAATGGGCATGGACGTGGTGGTCCTCCTGGACTCCATGACCCGCCTGGGCCGCGCCTACAACCTGGCAGCACCGGCCTCCGGCCGCATCCTGTCCGGTGGTGTCGACTCCGCCGCGCTCTACCCGCCCAAGCGCTTCTTCGGTGCAGCCCGCAACATCGAAAACGGCGGCTCGCTCACCATCCTGGCCACCGCGCTCGTCGAGACCGGCTCCAAGATGGACGAGGTCATCTTCGAAGAGTTCAAGGGCACCGGCAACATGGAACTGCGACTGTCCCGCCAGCTGGCTGACAAGCGCATCTTCCCCGCCGTGGACGTCAACGCCTCCGGCACCCGGCGCGAGGAGAACCTGCTCTCGCCTGAGGAAGTCAAGATCATGTGGAAGCTGCGCCGCGTCCTGTCCGGACTCGAGACCCAGCAGAGCCTTGAACTGCTCACCAACAAGATCCGGGAAACCCAGAGCAACGTCGAGTTCCTCATGCAGGTCCAGAAGACGACGCTTGGTGCGAAGTCGGATAACGACAAGTAGCTGGATCAGGGGCGGGGTCGTCGCATTTTGTGCCGGCCCCGCCCCTTTGTCGTTCGGTTTTTGCCGCCCCCGCCCCTACGCGTGGTGGCCACGTCCTGACGGACTTTGGCCACCACGCTCCGGCAGGCCCGATGCCACTCCCGGGGCGGCAAAAAAACCGCCCGACCTGCGTTCGTCCCACCTAACGCGCGGCATTACTAGACTTGTACAAGTCGAAAGAGGTTTTGAAAAATGTTTGAGTCCGTACAGGGCCTGCTTGATGAGCATGACGCTATCCAGGCGCAGCTGGGGGATCCTGCTGTTTATGCTGACCAGCGGCTTGCCCGGAAGCTCGGGCGGCGGTCGGCTCAGCTTAATGGCATTGTCGAGGCCTATCACCGGTGGGAAGGCATCCGGGACGATCTTGCCGCTGCCAGGGAAATGGCTGCCGAAGATCCGGAGTTCGCTGCCGAGGTGCCTGAATTGGAAGCCTCGCTGGAAACTGCTGCCGCCAAGCTGCGGCGCCTGCTCATTCCGCGCGATCCCGACGACGCCCGCAACGTGATACTCGAAGTCAAGGGTGGTGAAGGCGGCGACGAAGCCGCCCTGTTCGCCGGCGACCTGCTGCGCATGTACACCCGGTACGCGGAGTCCCGCGGCTGGAAAACCGAAATCATCTCCGCCACCGAATCCGACCTCGGCGGCTACAAGGACGTCCAGGTGGCCGTCAAGGGCAACTCCAACGACCCCGCAGAGGGTGTCTACGCCCGGCTCAAGTTTGAAGGCGGTGTGCACCGCGTGCAGCGCGTGCCCGTGACCGAATCGCAGGGCCGGATCCACACCTCTGCTGCCGGCGTGCTGGTACTGCCCGAGGTTGATGAGCCAGAAGAACTCGAAATCAACCAGAACGACCTCAAAATAGACGTCTACCGTTCTTCCGGCCCCGGCGGCCAGTCCGTCAACACCACGGACTCGGCCGTCCGCATCACGCACCTTCCCACCGGCATCGTGGTGGCCATGCAGAACGAGAAATCCCAGCTGCAGAACCGCGAAGCCGGCATGCGCGTGCTCCGCGCCCGCATCCTGGCGCACCAGCAGGAGCAGATCGACGCCGAGAACTCGGCGCAGCGCAAGTCGCAGATCCGCACCATGGACCGCTCCGAGCGCATCCGCACCTACAACTACCCGGAAAACCGGATCGCGGACCACCGCACCGGCTACAAGGCGTACAACCTGGACCAGGTGATGAACGGCGACCTCGAACCCGTCATCCAGTCCGCCATCGAGATGGACGAACAGGCGCGGCTGGACGCCATCGGCGACTGACCGGAAGCCCCAACCCATGATTGAGCCCACCCAGGCGGTGCCCGCCCAGTCCCTGGCCGCGGCGGTCCGCGAGGCAGCCGAACGCCTGGCCGAGGCCGGTGTCCCCAGTCCGCGGGCCGACGCCGAGCTGCTGGCGGACCACCTCCTCAACGTCGGGCTGGGACGCCTCCGCGCCCTGATGCTCGGCGACACGCCCGCACCCGCGGGCTATGCTGAGCTGGTGGCCGAACGCGTCCGCCGCACACCGCTGCAGCACATCACCGGGGTGGCGCACTTCCGCTACCTTGAACTGGCGGTCGGTCCCGGCGTGTTCATCCCGCGTCCGGAAACCGAATCCGTGGTCCAGCTGGCCATTGACCACGTCAAGGGCATGTACGCACCCCGAATCGTGGACTTGGGCACCGGCTCGGGCGCCATCGCCGGCTCCATCGCGCACGAGGTGCCCGCCGCCGAAGTGCACGCCGTTGAGTTCAGCCCGTTCGCGCACGCCTGGGCGGCGAAAAACCTGGCGCCCCTCGGCGTCAACCTCGTCCTGGGGGACCTGCGCAACGCGCTGCCGGAACTCAACGGAACAGTCGACGTCGTCATCTCCAACCCGCCCTACATCCCGGCCGCCGCCACCCCGAATGAACCCGAAGTCGCCCTGCATGACCCGCCCGAGGCGTTGTACGGCGGGGGCGCGGACGGCATGGAACTTCCGACGGCGGCAGCGGCCTCGGCTGCCCGGCTCCTGCGTCCCGGGGGCTACTTCGTCATGGAACACGCCGAAGTCCAGGCCGCCTGGATTGCCGCCATGCTCGACCGCACCGGCGCCTGGACAAGCATCAGTACGCACCTGGACCTCAACGGCAAGGAGCGCGCCACCAGCGCCGTGCTCGCGGACCAGACCACACGGAATGAAAGAATGGGCCAGTGACCACAACCTACAACTGCACCATCGACGACGAGCGGGCACAGGGCCTGGAACACGCCCAGCGTGCCATCAGCGAAAAGAAGTGCGTGGTTCTCCCCACGGACACGGTGTACGGGATCGGCGCAGACGCATTCTCGCCGCAGGCCGTCACCATGCTGCTGGTGTCAAAAGGCCGCAGCCGGACCATGCCCCCTCCCGTCCTGATTCCGCGCATCAACGCACTGGACGGCCTGGCCACCGAAGTATCAGCTGACGCGCGCAAACTCGCCGAGGCTTTCTGGCCCGGCGGGCTGACCCTGATCCTGCACGCCCAGCCCTCGCTCGACTGGGACCTCGGCGAAACCAAGGGCACCGTGGCGCTGCGGATGCCCGCCGACGAGGTGGCCCTGGAACTGCTGACCCTGACCGGCCCGCTTGCCGTCTCCTCTGCCAACCGCACCGGCCAGGCACCGGCGCAGACCGCCGCAGCGGCGGCCGAACAGTTGGCAGACTCCGTCGAGGTGTACCTGGAAGGCGGGCCGCGTCCACTGGACGGTGAAGCCGGCGTACCGTCAACCATCGTGGACGCCACCGGCCCCATCCTCCGGGTAGTCCGTAACGGGGCCGTCAGCCTGGACCGCCTGCGCGAGCACGTCCCCGGCGTCCTGGGGCTCGGCGAAATCCCCATGGCAGCGGAAGAACCGGAAACCGAAACCGCCAGTGAACCGGACGCCGGCGTTGCGGGCAACCCCGACACCGCCCCGGAAAACTGACATGCAGCCCAAAGTCGCCGTAGCAGCCGTCACCTTCGACCGCCACGAGGAGCTGGCCCTGCTCCTGAAAGGACTGGCCGCCCAAACCGCTCCCATCCATTCCATCGCCCTGGTGGACTCCGGCACCGTCCCCGCTACCGACGTCGTCAACGCCGGGGGAGCGGACAACATCAACTACCTGCGCTCCGAGGCAAACCTCGGCGGTGCCGGGGGATTCGCCTACGCCATCCTGGCCGCCATGGCCAGCGGTGCGGAGTGGATCTGGATGATGGACGACGACGGCCATCCGGAGGACGCCAGCTGCCTGGCCGAACTGCTCCGCACCGCCGATGAGCACCAGCTGGACATCATCAGCCCCCTGGTTGCCGCCACTGCGGATCCCAACCGGCTCTCCTTCAATTTCCGCATCAACGGCCTGCTGACCA
It encodes the following:
- a CDS encoding L-threonylcarbamoyladenylate synthase, translating into MTTTYNCTIDDERAQGLEHAQRAISEKKCVVLPTDTVYGIGADAFSPQAVTMLLVSKGRSRTMPPPVLIPRINALDGLATEVSADARKLAEAFWPGGLTLILHAQPSLDWDLGETKGTVALRMPADEVALELLTLTGPLAVSSANRTGQAPAQTAAAAAEQLADSVEVYLEGGPRPLDGEAGVPSTIVDATGPILRVVRNGAVSLDRLREHVPGVLGLGEIPMAAEEPETETASEPDAGVAGNPDTAPEN
- the prmC gene encoding peptide chain release factor N(5)-glutamine methyltransferase gives rise to the protein MIEPTQAVPAQSLAAAVREAAERLAEAGVPSPRADAELLADHLLNVGLGRLRALMLGDTPAPAGYAELVAERVRRTPLQHITGVAHFRYLELAVGPGVFIPRPETESVVQLAIDHVKGMYAPRIVDLGTGSGAIAGSIAHEVPAAEVHAVEFSPFAHAWAAKNLAPLGVNLVLGDLRNALPELNGTVDVVISNPPYIPAAATPNEPEVALHDPPEALYGGGADGMELPTAAAASAARLLRPGGYFVMEHAEVQAAWIAAMLDRTGAWTSISTHLDLNGKERATSAVLADQTTRNERMGQ
- the prfA gene encoding peptide chain release factor 1 produces the protein MFESVQGLLDEHDAIQAQLGDPAVYADQRLARKLGRRSAQLNGIVEAYHRWEGIRDDLAAAREMAAEDPEFAAEVPELEASLETAAAKLRRLLIPRDPDDARNVILEVKGGEGGDEAALFAGDLLRMYTRYAESRGWKTEIISATESDLGGYKDVQVAVKGNSNDPAEGVYARLKFEGGVHRVQRVPVTESQGRIHTSAAGVLVLPEVDEPEELEINQNDLKIDVYRSSGPGGQSVNTTDSAVRITHLPTGIVVAMQNEKSQLQNREAGMRVLRARILAHQQEQIDAENSAQRKSQIRTMDRSERIRTYNYPENRIADHRTGYKAYNLDQVMNGDLEPVIQSAIEMDEQARLDAIGD